Proteins from one Triticum aestivum cultivar Chinese Spring chromosome 7A, IWGSC CS RefSeq v2.1, whole genome shotgun sequence genomic window:
- the LOC123150016 gene encoding disease resistance protein RGA5-like: MGGTGREIDANFSVSLGAMRPLLKKLEMMLGPHGCKLTKGLNDRSQLLKDDLEEIGAYLEDLLEVEDPSPVAKCWMKEAQELSYDILDCIDNFVPPESLGYKSDYKMSRVKIPKRLKWQKQIEYAAPNVPAHVISKTIRVDVIRAPKKLKWYQQMVEKVSEFRIYAREAIWRHERYQVHCCSTSAARRFSAIGPIMPMPPLPCEKTCSGLVIDGRMSKFINSLANDTDQQLKVVSIHGSGSLGKTMLAKVLYNKIGRQFHCRAFIRVSKKPDMKRLFRNMLSQIQRKQPQETQEASDELHITAENIRNYLHGKRYLIAVDDLWDTSARNVINQLFPKCSQGSRIVTTTQIEDVALACCSDDPEQVFEMNPLDDVHSRKLFFGRLFGSESDSPEELKQVSGQIIEICGGLPLAIISIASLLANHPSLSMDLLTHIHDSLISCLTSNSTSEGTRKILNLSYNSLPHYFKTCLLQLCMYPEGSIFFKHDLVRQWVAEGFLAACEGQNMEQVAGMYFDELVDRRFIQPVSINFNNEVVSCTVHDVVHDLIAHMSAEENFLVVVDYNRKNLALSHKVRRLSLQLGDANYAKIPANIRKSQVRSLGYFGLSECMPCIGEFKILRVLNLQLCDLRHGEQDLAIDLTGISELFHLRYLKIACDVCIELPSRMIGLQCLETLDVKDTTRGTHVPWDIIYLPHLLHLSLPAHSDLLDWSVNPPGSLGLLNHLQDIYISIPPSSDSYHLNRSMEALDSLICEDGSLKTIKVVAHGSLVGYGDASKAITGWYFVKPPHHLQRFELSVSPRKLVKFSRLDLDVWMKQLGNLSILKIAVDGLSVNDVAILRGLPALTALSLYVEKSPDIKIIFGTAAGFTRIFTALKYLKLRFMSGIAWLKLEADAMPNLWKLRLVFDAIPRMNQRLELFSESEQWKQYRHGTALISIEHMRDLREVTAKFGGAAAYLQYVSRIGVVINHPSNPIIGVQLVDSGSDFGDKRISPESTSCPLHVPGAGADGGEVSWSNMIGVIGRDLFIYCLHRLSRWEYGAIASLNLDLNSVVCNGDIYRLRRKNGVAEHWIYLSCGNNPPEWEAYDPSTERWIQVPKMPPAQSKFISESLAVGTELLVFGDCGRVALRYSILTNSWTWLADADAMNTPRYWFGSASVGEKAYVAGGKDSSCNVLISAEMYDSETHTWTPLPSMNRARYGCSGAFMDGKFYVLGGNSSSHKVLTCGEEYDLNRRSWRLTDNMSQGINETRLGAPLLLAVVNNELYAADYSENNDLKQYDKLDNKWIMLGKLPVQSKEKDGWDMGFRACGDWLIVIGPPNNSSDEKEVELHSWIPDGQPPAWNLFATRPYVGGWIMCPLMGC; this comes from the exons ATGGGAGGTACAGGCAGAGAAATTgatgccaatttcagtgtttctcTGGGCGCCATGAGACCCCTTCTTAAGAAGCTTGAAATGATGCTAGGTCCTCATGGATGCAAGCTGACCAAGGGGCTCAATGATAGGTCGCAGCTCCTCAAAGATGATCTTGAAGAAATAGGCGCATACCTTGAAGATCTGTTAGAGGTGGAGGACCCTTCCCCGGTGGCCAAGTGCTGGATGAAAGAGGCACAAGAGCTATCTTATGACATCCTAGATTGTATTGACAACTTTGTGCCCCCTGAGTCTCTTGGCTACAAATCTGACTACAAGATGAGTCGTGTTAAGATTCCCAAGAGGCTCAAGTGGCAGAAACAGATTGAATATGCAGCTCCTAATGTGCCAGCACATGTTATCTCTAAAACCATTCGTGTTGATGTCATTCGTGCTCCCAAGAAGCTCAAGTGGTACCAGCAGATGGTTGAAAAGGTATCAGAATTCAGGATCTATGCCCGGGAGGCGATCTGGCGGCACGAGAGGTACCAGGTCCATTGTTGTAGCACCTCAGCGGCACGTAGATTTTCAGCCATTGGGCCTATAATGCCAATGCCGCCACTACCTTGTGAGAAGACTTGTTCCGGCCTAGTAATTGATGGTCGAATGAGCAAGTTTATCAACTCGCTGGCTAACGACACGGATCAGCAGCTCAAGGTGGTGTCTATTCATGGATCTGGATCTCTTGGCAAAACAATGCTTGCCAAAGTGTTGTACAATAAAATTGGAAGGCAATTCCATTGCAGGGCTTTCATCCGGGTGTCCAAAAAGCCTGATATGAAGAGGCTTTTCCGCAACATGCTATCACAAATCCAGCGGAAGCAGCCCCAAGAAACCCAAGAAGCTTCTGATGAACTTCACATTACTGCTGAAAATATCAGGAATTATCTACATGGCAAGAG GTATCTAATTGCTGTTGATGATTTATGGGATACATCAGCAAGGAATGTTATTAATCAGCTCTTCCCCAAGTGTAGTCAAGGAAGCAGAATAGTGACAACTACACAGATTGAAGATGTTGCATTAGCATGTTGCAGCGATGACCCAGAACAAGTTTTTGAGATGAATCCATTGGATGATGTTCACTCAAGGAAGCTATTCTTTGGCAGGCTTTTTGGTTCTGAAAGTGATAGTCCTGAAGAATTGAAACAAGTTTCAGGTCAAATTATAGAGATATGTGGTGGTTTGCCGCTAGCAATCATCAGCATAGCTAGTCTGTTAGCAAACCACCCTTCCCTATCAATGGATTTATTGACACACATACATGACTCGTTGATCTCCTGTTTGACATCAAATTCCACTTCAGAAGGAACAAGAAAAATACTAAACCTCAGCTACAACAGCCTTCCTCATTActtcaagacatgcttgctccAGCTCTGTATGTATCCAGAGGGCTCCATATTCTTCAAACATGACCTGGTCAGGCAATGGGTGGCTGAAGGGTTTCTTGCTGCATGTGAAGGGCAAAATATGGAACAAGTTGCCGGAATGTATTTTGATGAACTTGTTGATAGAAGATTCATCCAACCTGTGTCTATCAACTTCAACAATGAGGTGGTGTCCTGCACAGTACATGACGTGGTACATGATCTTATTGCACACATGTCTGCTGAAGAGAATTTCCTTGTGGTAGTAGATTACAATCGAAAAAATTTGGCACTTTCTCATAAGGTCCgtcgactgtctctccaacttggTGATGCAAACTATGCCAAGATACCAGCAAACATCAGAAAGTCACAAGTACGGTCACTTGGATATTTTGGATTATCGGAATGTATGCCTTGCATTGGAGAGTTCAAGATTCTCCGTGTTCTAAACCTTCAGTTGTGCGATCTTCGCCATGGTGAGCAAGACCTGGCGATAGACCTCACTGGAATATCAGAATTGTTCCATTTGAGATATTTGAAGATTGCTTGTGATGTCTGCATAGAACTGCCAAGCCGTATGATAGGGCTTCAATGTCTGGAAACACTGGATGTCAAGGATACAACAAGAGGTACTCATGTTCCATGGGATATTATATATCTCCCACACTTGTTGCACCTCAGTCTTCCTGCCCACTCAGATCTGCTGGATTGGTCCGTCAATCCACCTGGGAGCCTTGGCTTGTTGAACCACCTGCAGGATATTTATATTTCTATACCGCCTTCTTCTGATTCCTACCATCTGAACCGAAGTATGGAAGCTCTGGATTCTTTAATATGTGAAGATGGCAGCCTAAAAACTATAAAAGTGGTGGCTCACGGATCCTTGGTTGGGTATGGTGACGCTTCAAAAGCAATCACTGGCTGGTATTTCGTCAAACCTCCCCACCATCTCCAGAGATTTGAGCTCTCAGTCTCACCGCGCAAACTCGTCAAATTTTCTCGTCTGGATCTGGATGTGTGGATGAAACAACTTGGCAACCTAAGCATTCTGAAGATTGCAGTGGATGGACTGTCAGTAAACGATGTTGCTATTCTTAGAGGGTTGCCTGCCCTCACTGCTCTGTCGTTGTATGTGGAGAAGTCACCTGATATTAAGATAATCTTTGGCACGGCTGCAGGATTCACCAGAATTTTCACAGCTCTCAAGTACTTGAAGCTGAGGTTCATGAGTGGAATAGCTTGGCTAAAACTTGAGGCGGACGCAATGCCTAATCTCTGGAAGCTCAGGCTCGTTTTCGACGCCATCCCCCGAATGAACCAACGACTTGAACTTTTTTCGGAGTCTGAGCAGTGGAAACAATATCGACATGGTACTGCATTAATCAGCATCGAGCATATGAGAGACCTTAGAGAGGTCACCGCAAAATTTGGAGGTGCAGCTGCTTATCTGCAGTATGTCTCGAGGATCGGCGTAGTTATTAATCATCCGAGCAATCCTATAATTGGCGTGCAACTGGTGGATTCTGGTTCCGATTTTGGTGATAAAAG GATATCACCGGAGTCCACTTCCTGCCCGCTGCATGTTCCAG GAGCGGGAGCTGATGGTGGAGAGGTCTCGTGGAGCAATATGATTGGTGTGATAGGTCGTGACCTCTTCATCTATTGCCTCCACCGTCTTTCCAGGTGGGAATATGGCGCCATCGCCTCCCTCAACCTTGATTTGAATTCCGTGGTTTGCAACGGGGACATCTACCGCCTGCGTCGCAAGAATGGGGTCGCAGAGCACTGGATCTATCTCTCTTGCGGTAATAATCCTCCGGAGTGGGAGGCTTATGACCCGTCCACTGAGCGCTGGATCCAAGTGCCCAAGATGCCACCGGCTCAAAGCAAATTCATCTCGGAGTCGCTCGCCGTAGGAACCGAGCTGCTGGTGTTTGGGGACTGCGGAAGGGTTGCCTTGAGATATAGCATCCTTACCAATTCATGGACATGGCTGGCTGATGCTGATGCGATGAACACCCCGCGCTACTGGTTTGGGTCAGCGAGTGTCGGTGAAAAGGCGTATGTCGCGGGAGGCAAGGATTCTTCTTGTAATGTGTTGATCTCCGCAGAGATGTATGACTCGGAGACGCATACTTGGACACCCCTTCCCAGCATGAATAGGGCTAGGTACGGATGCTCTGGCGCCTTCATGGACGGCAAGTTCTATGTGCTCGGTGGTAATAGCAGTAGTCACAAGGTATTGACATGCGGTGAGGAGTATGACTTGAACCGGCGGTCATGGAGGCTCACCGACAACATGTCTCAGGGGATCAACGAGACAAGACTGGGAGCTCCTCTGCTCCTAGCAGTTGTGAACAATGAGCTTTATGCTGCTGATTACAGTGAGAATAATGATTTGAAGCAGTATGATAAGCTGGACAATAAGTGGATCATGCTTGGGAAATTGCCTGTACAGTCTAAGGAGAAAGATGGCTGGGACATGGGTTTCCGAGCGTGTGGTGACTGGCTGATTGTTATTGGGCCTCCAaacaattctagtgatgaaaagGAGGTTGAGCTTCATTCATGGATCCCGGATGGGCAACCGCCTGCGTGGAATTTGTTTGCCACACGGCCATACGTTGGCGGCTGGATTATGTGCCCCCTGATGGGTTGCTGA